The genomic region TTCCGGAACCAGTTGGGTCACTCCCGCAGCCCTGGCAAGATCGGTTTCTGTGAGGGGAAGATGTTTCGCAGCCTGACGTTCTTCGTCCGTCATCGGGCGAACACGGTCGTAAAAACCGGGAATCGTGATTTTTCCTCCCGGGTCTTTGAGAGAGGTCAGGAGTGAGCAGAGCACGTTGGCCGGGTTGGCTACGGCTCCTCCAAATCGGCCGGAATGGAGGTCTCCGGCCGGGCCGCGAAGAATAACTTCTAAATAGGCGAGTCCGCGCAACCCGTATCCCACAGCCGGCATTCCCCTGCCAAGCATGGGGTTGTCCGAGATTACCGCGATGTCGCTCCGGAAAGTGGAAGCATGCTTCTTCAGAAATTCCGGCAAACTGGGAGACCCGATTTCCTCTTCCCCTTCCAGGAGAACAGTCACATTCACCGGGAGAGCCCTCTTCGTGGACAGGAAGCACTCCATGGCCTTCAAATGAATAAAAAGCTGACCCTTGTCATCGGAAATGCCTCGGGCATAGAGGGCTCCATCACGTTCCGTGAGCGTAAAGGGAGGGGATGTCCACAGATCCAGGGGGTCGGCAGGTTGGACATCGTAATGGCCGTAAAGGAGAAGGGTGGGTTTCCCGGGAGCGTCTGACCATTCGCCGACTACGGCAGGGTGGCCGCCCGTATCCATGATCCTCGCAGCCAGTCCCATAGCGGAAAGGTGGTTTTGAAGCCATTTCGCTGCATGCATCATATCGGGACGGTGTTCTTCATCTGTCGAAATGGAAGGTATGGCGACAAACTCTGACAACTCGGAGAGAAACCGGGAACGATTCGTTTCTGCATATGACAGGATATCGCGCATGATGGTATCCTATCATAGTGAAGTCCTGGCTATCCCTGAAAAGCTGTCTTTTGGTTTTCCTGGCCTTTCTGTTCTGGCTTGTCGCGGGTTTTCCCGGATTGGCCTTCTTTATCTCTTCCCTGGTTTTTGTCTTTCTCGTGCGCTATCTATGGCACCGGCTCTTCTGGAAGGTTTCCAGGAGGCTGACACTCTCCTACCTGATCATGGCCACGACGGCATTTCTCATGGGGATTACCATTCTTCTTGTTGTCATCTACGCGGTAGCCGGCCTTATCCTCCACTATGAAGTTGACTCCAGACTTCGGATGACCTACGAAGAAATGTTGTTCTGGCATCAACAGCTGAAGCGGTTCCCCGATCCTGCCATGCTTCTGGGATTCACGTCTCGGTACCCGGGAGCCAACGCCCGTGTCCTATCAGATGATGGCCTTCTTCTTGCCGGGTCCCCAAAACCCATGGGGAGTCTTGTGGAAACGGCCATTGAACTGGAAGGTTCCACATGGTTTCTGATCGTTAATGATCCCGGGCTTATCCGGCTGGAAGTGCCCCTTGATGATGTTCTCAATACGGGGTCAACCTACCTGAGGGGGATGAACTGGGATATTTTCATCGGTTCTCAGCTTGAAGAGGGAAATATAACATCGCAGATGAAAACCGGACCCTTCCGCCCAAGGATTCAACCCGGAAAATCATGGCTTGACCGGCTGATATTCCGCAGCCTCTTTCTTGACCTTACCTCCGCCATTTCAACGCCGGCGGAGAAGCTCCCCCGGGGGCACTCCGCCTCACCGACCTCTCCACCCTGGGCAAGCCATGAAAGTGATCTGGGAAGGCCGATTCCAATGGTGGTTCTGAGCATTTCACCCAGAGATCTTTACTTAAGCCTTGCTCCCCAGGCTCCGGGGTCCCCGCGTCTGATTCTCCAGGTTCTCCTCTTTTTAACGGGATTTATCGTTCTCATGGGTTCCATTACTCTGGTCTTTGCTGCCGTCACCGTGGTCAGAATCACGCAATCCATCCGGCGGCTTTCAGCGGGAGGAGAGCGATTCTCCTCCGGCGAATTTACCTATCGAATCCCGATTCGTCCTCGCAGAGATGAACTGAATCTGCTTGCTCTTCAGTTTAACCGGATGGCGGAAAGTATTGAGACCTTCCTTCAAGAGGAGATGGTCAAGAATCAGATGTTAAAGGAAATCGAGATTGCTTCTACAATACAAAGAAGTCTCCTCCCGGAAAAACTGAACCTGAATCCCTTTGAATCGACCGTTCACTTTGAACCCTGTGAACGTGTGGGAGGTGATTACTACGATGCCTTTTCATTAAAGAATCATCACCTGTTCACGATCGGGGATGCCTCGGGACACGGTGTCCCGGCGGCCATTTTGATGTCCATGGTGAAGAGTGTCATGTCCACCCTTGTGGATGAGGGTCGGGACCCGGATATTATTTTGAAGAGAATTCACGAATTCCTCGCCGGGACGGTCCAGGGAGAGCAGTTTATTACGCTGCAGATGGTTGCGATCCACCAGGGGCATCTACACCTCTTCAACGCCGGCCATCCGCCCCCCATCCTTCTATCCAATGGTAGTCCCCGTCTTGTGGAACTGCCCTCCATGCCGGTCGGACTCCTGGATGGGCCCAGGGGTGAATCGATCAGGGTCGATTTCCGTAAGGGTGACATTCTCTTTTTCTACACGGACGGTCTCTATGAGGCTGTGGATCAGGATGATGAGATCTTCGGGTTTGACCGTCTTCTTGATGTTCTGGGCCGTTCGCCCCGCCACCCCGGCCTGATTATTACCAACGTTCTCCATGCTCTGGATGCCTTTCGAGAAGGTGTGCCTCTCGGTGATGATCTGACCATGGTGGCATTGAGGGCGCCGTGAAGATCTTCCAGATCCTGGACAAGGGGAGTTTCAATACGGGTTCGGTTCACCAGATGTTCGCACTTGCCGGGAGTCTGGCTGATCGAGGCCACACGGTATCGGTTGCAGGAAAACCGGGTTCCGAAGTTGAAACCGCATGCCACTCCAACCATATCCCCTATGTTCCACTTCCCTTTCGGCTGGATTTCGATCCGATCACCATTCTGGGCCTGGCCCGGGCCTTCCGCCATTCAGGAGTCGACGTAGTCCATGTCCACAAGGGGAGACCCCATACCCTGGCTCTCCTGGCTTCAATGCTGGTCCCCGTTCCCTGTTTTGTCGCCAACCGCGGGGTTTCCTTTCCGCTGACAATCTGGAATCGGGGGAAATACAGGTCCAGGCGTTGTCATCGAGTCGTCTGTGTCTGTGATGCGATTCGCGATATTGTCATTCGTTCAGGGAAGCTCCCTCCGGAAAAGGTCGTAACCATCTATGCCGGAACCGATCTGAGGCGCTTCGATCCATCCCGGGAGGACGGGCGGGGACTCAGAAGGGAACTTGGATTTGAAGATCATCACGTGGTTGTCTGTCAAACCGGACTTCGAGAATGGCGGGGATGGAGAACCCTCGTGGAGGCGTTCGCTGAGATCGCGCCATCGGCACCGGAAGCAAGACTTTTGCTTGTGGCTGCAAAAGATGAGGAACACCGCAGGATGATTCAGACAGAAACCGATCGCCTTCACATTACCGGCAGAACCGTAATTCTTGGATATCGAAGCGACATGCCCGCGATTTCCGCCGCTCAGGACATTGCCTGTGATTTTTCCTACGCCGGACTTGGAATTACGGGCACGCTGCGAGAGGGAATGGCGATGGGGCGACCTGTTGTCGCATCCTCTGCCGGGGGGAACCCGGAGCTGGTGATCGAGGGTGAAACCGGGTTTCTGGTTCCTCCCGGGGATCCCGGCTCGACAGGAAAGGCCCTTCTTCGTCTGATCCGAAATCCCGATGAGCGGACCCGCATGGGCCTGGCAGGCCGGAAGAGGGTGGTGGATTTCTTTTCCACGGACATCAGGGTTTCAAGAATGGAGCGCCTCTATTCGGAAGTCGTGACGTCAGAAACCGGTTCTTCCATTTCCTGAACAATTCAGGAGGGTTTCACCGGGTGATAGGCCCGGCCTCCCCTTTCAAACTGTAATCCTCGAGCCTTGAATCCATCGATGACTTCATCCATGCGCGATGACTCCACACGGATCCAGATACGCGGTGCGGGGGAATAAGCCTGATCGATGATCTGGATTTTCAGTCTGTCCAGAAGTGAAAAAATTTCCCCGACCTGAGCGGGAGTTGAATGGAGAATCATGTCAATCTGCTCTGTAATTAGAATGAGATGGGCCCCGGCAACGGCTTCCTCTCCGGCGGTTCGATAGGCCCGTGCCAGGTTTCCCGTTCCCAGCTTGACACCCCCAAAATAGCGGACGACGATCAGGCCCGCAAGGAGAAGATCGAGACCTGAAAGGAGATTCAAAAGGGGCGGACCGGCCGTTCCCCTGGGCTCTCCCGCGTCTGAAAATCGCTCCATATCGGGCAGTCGAAAGGCCCAGCAGAGATGACGGGATGCATGATGTTCACGGTGAAGAGCTTCGAGACGGGAGAAAAAGGCATCTTCATTCCCGATGGGAAAGAGGTGGGCCAGGAACTTCGACCCTCGTTCGCTGTACTGTCCAAATGACTCGCCCTGTACCGAACGAACCATCAGGGGATGTTGAGCGGGCCTGAACCCGGTTTCCAGAGAGTTCCAAAAGTTTTCAGTCGATCTTCCAGGCCGGGAAGGGTGCTTCCCTGGATCCGGGCGGTGGTCAGCTCAACCAGCAATCCTTCCCAGGGGAGAGCATATTCCCGGGCATAGGATGAACAGATTTCAAGATTTTCCGGTCCGATTCCCATCTCGGCGAGCCCGGTGAGAGCATAGATTTTCCCCCTTGGATCGCGTGTGCTTTCAAAAAGGGAGAGACAGGCGTGAAACCTGGTTTCAGCCTGTTCCTTTTCACCCTGCAATTTGTGAACGGTTCCCATGGACCACACGGTGTAGGCATAGGATACGCGATCCCCCAGAATCCGGTACCCTTCTTCCGCTTTCTGAAACTGCTCCATGGCCTTTGAAAACTCTCCCCTCATGCGATGGACGTTTCCCAGTCCGCAATGGGAATAGGAGATGGCAAAGCGGTCTTCGTGGTGTCGGGCCAGTTCATGGGCAGCGGAATAGGACTCATCGGACGCGTCGATTCGACCCAGGATACGGGAAAGACCTCCCAGCCCGCAGTGACAGAACATTTCGCCGTGGCTGTCCCCGAGGGCCCGGTACATGGCGAGGGCCTCTTCCAGATGTTCCAGGGCTTCCGTAAATTTACCGGAAATTCGCTTCGCACCGCCAAGGGCCCAGAGTGCATAGGCCATTCCTTCTTCATCGTCGGTGCGGTCAAAGATATCCAGGGCTTCCTTCAGGTATCGAATGGCTTCGGCATGACGGCACAGGGCTCGGAGGGCAAGCGCCTTTCCCAGCAGTGCATCCAGCCGGAATACTTCATCCGCAGGACGTTCCATCGCTGCCTGGTAGTGATCCAGAGATTCAAGGAACTCGCCCTGCATTCGAAGAACATGACCAAGTCCGAGATGAGCTTCCGCCGTACGGATTCCCAGGTCGAGGGCCTCCTGATAGAAGCGGGCGGCATCCACATAGCGGCATGATAACCGGGCTTCTTCTGCCTGATCGTATAAGTCCATAATCCTATTATACCTTTTGATAATCAAGAAATTTCGATCCATCCTGACGTGTTAGAATAAAGATCAGGAGTTTTGGATCTTTCTCAGAGAATTCAGGATAACTTGAATTCATGAGGTAACCTCAATTGCAATGGAGGCACAGGAATGACCGATGAGCAGATTGTCAGGGAGTCAGAGCGTTTGCACGATTCCCTGAAACATCTTGGGTGGACCCTCGAAGACTGCGGGGTGTATGCTCCCATAACGCTGGAGATCCGAAATCTGGCCAGGGAAAAGAATGCCGTAATCCTGGCGCACAATTACCAGACTCCCGATATAATTTTCGGTATATCGGATTACCGGGGCGATTCCCTGGGCCTTTCCGAAGCTGCCCGGGATACGGATGCCGATGTGATCGTCTTTTGCGGAGTCCGTTTTATGGCGGAGACCGCGAAGATCCTGTCCCCGGAAAAGGTTGTGCTGCACCCGGCTCCCGATGCCGGATGCTCTCTTTCTGAATCGATTTCCGCGCAGGATGTCCGGAACCTGCGAACCCGATATCCCGACGCTGCCTTTGTCTGTTATGTAAACACTATGGCGGAAGTGAAGGCGGAGTGTGATGCATGCTGTACCAGCGCCAATGCCCTGGCCGTTGTGGAAGCCATCGATAACGACACGATCGTCTTCCTCCCTGACCGGCACATGGCGGCCAACTTGAGGAAATACACCTCCAAGACGATCCTCGACTACGACGGAACCTGTATCGTTCACGATGCCTTTACCTACGAGACGGCCCTGACATGGAAACGGATGTATCCCAACGCCAAATTGCTTGTTCACACTGAATCTCACCGGAAGGTTGTCGATATCGCCGATCTCGCCGGGGGGACGGGCGATATGGTGCATTACGTGAAAAACAGTGGTGCGAAGCAGTTCATGCTGGTAACGGAGTGCGGTCTCTCCGACCGCCTCCGGGTCGAATTTCCTGAAAAGGAGTTTTTGGGAACCTGCTCCCTCTGTCCCCACATGAAGCGGGTGAACCTTGGAAATGTCCTTCAGGCCCTCAAGGAGCCTCGAGACGATCAGATCGTTGAAATTCCGGAGGATATTCGACAGCGGGCCAGCCGCAGCATTACCATGATGTTTGACCTGACGCGCAAAAAAGTTGATCCATCCCGTCCCCACTCGAATCTCGGGGATCTTGAACAATAGACATTCAGGAGGAAATCATGACGCCGTGGAAGGAACTCTCTCTGGCCGCTCCCTTTCCCAGGCTCTCCCTGGGCTTGATTTTTCTGGTTGCCGGAATCCATAAGGCTCTGGCCGGGTTTGAAGCCACAGCAGGGTGGATGACGAAGGCTTTTGAGGGTACGTTCCTTCCCGAGATTGCGGTTCAAATTTTTGCTTACGGGCTGATCCCCCTGGAAATCCTCGTTGGCGTGATGCTTCTGCTCGGGCTCTGGAGAAAGGGGTTTCTCCTGACGGCCGCCTGTCTTCTCATGCTTCTGATCGTGGGCAAACTGATCCTCGCAGACCATGCCGTGGTGTTTCAAAACACCTTCTATCTCTTTCTGGCGGCTCTGGGCCTTGCCGTGCTGCCCTTTGATCCCTGCGGCATCGACGCCATGCGACAATCCTGACAACCTTGACCTTCCAGCTCTACCTTGCACGACCCCGCGGTTTCTGTGCGGGTGTGGACCGGGCAATTGAAGTGGTTCGTGAGACCCTGCGGCAGTACGGTTCTCCCGTTTTTGTCCGCCATGCCATTGTCCATAATCGGCATGTTGTAGAAGAACTGGAGCGCGAAGGTGCTGTTTTTGTGGAAGATACCGGCCAGATTCCCGAAGGATCCGTCGCCATTTTCTCGGCCCATGGAGTCTCTCCGCAGGTACGGGTCGAAGCGGAAAAACGGGGTCTTCGTGCCATCGACGCCACCTGTCCACTGGTCACCAAGGTCCATCTGGAAGCTCGAAGGTTCGCGGAAAAGGGGTACTCCATCCTTCTGATCGGACATCGGGGCCATGTGGAAGTGGAGGGAACCCTGGGAGAGGCACCCGACCATATCCTGCTGATCGAAACAGGGGAGGATGCGGAGCGCATCGAAGTCCCCGATCCGGAAAAGGTCGCTCTTATAACCCAGACAACCCTTTCCGTCGACGATACAAGGGAAATCGCGGAAGTCCTGAAAGCTCGATTCCCTCAGATTCATATTCCCTCCGCCAAAGATATCTGCTACGCAACCCAGAACCGGCAGGATGCCGTAAAAGCCCTCTGTAAAAAGGTGGAAGCCGTGATCGTGATTGGCTCTCCGGCTTCATCCAACTCGAATCGGCTCCGGGAGGTGGCGGAAGGTGCAGGACGCCGTGCATGGCTGATTGAGGAGGCAAACCAGATCAATCCCCGATGGCTGGAGGGAATTTCCCGGCTGGGTGTGACTTCGGGAGCCTCGACCCCGGAATCCCTCGTTCAGGCGGTTATCTCCCGCCTCTCAGAGCTTGGTGCCGAGTCGGTTGTGGAACTGGAGGGTGAAATTGAAACCATCCGGTTTCAGCTTCCACGGGAACTTCAGAAATAGTCACGAATAGAAAAACCGGGTGGCTGTAGGAGGCCGTAAGCCGAATTCTGTTCCCCGAACCCGTTGCCGGAATCGGGGCGGAAGTCATTCCTCTGGGACTCCGGTTGCCCGAAGCCTCAAGCGGCCGACCCGGGGACAGGGGCGGGCGCCTTTTGTCCCCCTATTTGGCCTTGCTCCACGTGGGGTTTGCCGTGCCTCCAATGTCACCATCGGAGCGGTGCGCTCTTACCGCACCGTTTCACCCTTACCCCGTTTGCACGGGGCGGTCTGTTCTCTGTGGCACTTTCCTTCATCTTTCGATGACTCCGCGTTACGGAGCACGCGTCCCGCCGGGAGTTCGGACTTTCCTCCCTTCCTTGCGGAAGAGCGACTTCCTGGCCTCCCTGGCCACCCCGCTCTATTGTATCATTCCGTCCCTGGAGAAGATGGTCACCAGTGAAGAAGTACAGGAGGGATCAGGAGAATCAGGCTGAGGATCACAAAGATGATTTCCAGGGGGAGGAGCCAGCGGAACCATTTTTCGAAAGGTACGCCTGCCAGTTCAAGGGTCC from Thermoanaerobaculia bacterium harbors:
- a CDS encoding DoxX family membrane protein produces the protein MTPWKELSLAAPFPRLSLGLIFLVAGIHKALAGFEATAGWMTKAFEGTFLPEIAVQIFAYGLIPLEILVGVMLLLGLWRKGFLLTAACLLMLLIVGKLILADHAVVFQNTFYLFLAALGLAVLPFDPCGIDAMRQS
- a CDS encoding tetratricopeptide repeat protein, with protein sequence MDLYDQAEEARLSCRYVDAARFYQEALDLGIRTAEAHLGLGHVLRMQGEFLESLDHYQAAMERPADEVFRLDALLGKALALRALCRHAEAIRYLKEALDIFDRTDDEEGMAYALWALGGAKRISGKFTEALEHLEEALAMYRALGDSHGEMFCHCGLGGLSRILGRIDASDESYSAAHELARHHEDRFAISYSHCGLGNVHRMRGEFSKAMEQFQKAEEGYRILGDRVSYAYTVWSMGTVHKLQGEKEQAETRFHACLSLFESTRDPRGKIYALTGLAEMGIGPENLEICSSYAREYALPWEGLLVELTTARIQGSTLPGLEDRLKTFGTLWKPGSGPLNIP
- a CDS encoding glycosyltransferase family 4 protein, with product MKIFQILDKGSFNTGSVHQMFALAGSLADRGHTVSVAGKPGSEVETACHSNHIPYVPLPFRLDFDPITILGLARAFRHSGVDVVHVHKGRPHTLALLASMLVPVPCFVANRGVSFPLTIWNRGKYRSRRCHRVVCVCDAIRDIVIRSGKLPPEKVVTIYAGTDLRRFDPSREDGRGLRRELGFEDHHVVVCQTGLREWRGWRTLVEAFAEIAPSAPEARLLLVAAKDEEHRRMIQTETDRLHITGRTVILGYRSDMPAISAAQDIACDFSYAGLGITGTLREGMAMGRPVVASSAGGNPELVIEGETGFLVPPGDPGSTGKALLRLIRNPDERTRMGLAGRKRVVDFFSTDIRVSRMERLYSEVVTSETGSSIS
- a CDS encoding dipeptidase; the encoded protein is MRDILSYAETNRSRFLSELSEFVAIPSISTDEEHRPDMMHAAKWLQNHLSAMGLAARIMDTGGHPAVVGEWSDAPGKPTLLLYGHYDVQPADPLDLWTSPPFTLTERDGALYARGISDDKGQLFIHLKAMECFLSTKRALPVNVTVLLEGEEEIGSPSLPEFLKKHASTFRSDIAVISDNPMLGRGMPAVGYGLRGLAYLEVILRGPAGDLHSGRFGGAVANPANVLCSLLTSLKDPGGKITIPGFYDRVRPMTDEERQAAKHLPLTETDLARAAGVTQLVPEEGYSAIESIWSRPSLDIHGLTSGFQGKGAKTIIPSEARAKISSRLVPDQTPEEILEKIETCLRQRCPSGVSMEIIRHEGAYPAMVDRDAPALQMARDAVSKGFGKPCHLIRQGGTIPVVSLLKQILELNTLLLGFGLPEENAHAPNEFLLLENFEGGLNSILHLYDLLGSSSEIL
- the ispH gene encoding 4-hydroxy-3-methylbut-2-enyl diphosphate reductase; protein product: MTTLTFQLYLARPRGFCAGVDRAIEVVRETLRQYGSPVFVRHAIVHNRHVVEELEREGAVFVEDTGQIPEGSVAIFSAHGVSPQVRVEAEKRGLRAIDATCPLVTKVHLEARRFAEKGYSILLIGHRGHVEVEGTLGEAPDHILLIETGEDAERIEVPDPEKVALITQTTLSVDDTREIAEVLKARFPQIHIPSAKDICYATQNRQDAVKALCKKVEAVIVIGSPASSNSNRLREVAEGAGRRAWLIEEANQINPRWLEGISRLGVTSGASTPESLVQAVISRLSELGAESVVELEGEIETIRFQLPRELQK
- a CDS encoding SpoIIE family protein phosphatase, which translates into the protein MKSWLSLKSCLLVFLAFLFWLVAGFPGLAFFISSLVFVFLVRYLWHRLFWKVSRRLTLSYLIMATTAFLMGITILLVVIYAVAGLILHYEVDSRLRMTYEEMLFWHQQLKRFPDPAMLLGFTSRYPGANARVLSDDGLLLAGSPKPMGSLVETAIELEGSTWFLIVNDPGLIRLEVPLDDVLNTGSTYLRGMNWDIFIGSQLEEGNITSQMKTGPFRPRIQPGKSWLDRLIFRSLFLDLTSAISTPAEKLPRGHSASPTSPPWASHESDLGRPIPMVVLSISPRDLYLSLAPQAPGSPRLILQVLLFLTGFIVLMGSITLVFAAVTVVRITQSIRRLSAGGERFSSGEFTYRIPIRPRRDELNLLALQFNRMAESIETFLQEEMVKNQMLKEIEIASTIQRSLLPEKLNLNPFESTVHFEPCERVGGDYYDAFSLKNHHLFTIGDASGHGVPAAILMSMVKSVMSTLVDEGRDPDIILKRIHEFLAGTVQGEQFITLQMVAIHQGHLHLFNAGHPPPILLSNGSPRLVELPSMPVGLLDGPRGESIRVDFRKGDILFFYTDGLYEAVDQDDEIFGFDRLLDVLGRSPRHPGLIITNVLHALDAFREGVPLGDDLTMVALRAP
- the nadA gene encoding quinolinate synthase NadA, whose amino-acid sequence is MTDEQIVRESERLHDSLKHLGWTLEDCGVYAPITLEIRNLAREKNAVILAHNYQTPDIIFGISDYRGDSLGLSEAARDTDADVIVFCGVRFMAETAKILSPEKVVLHPAPDAGCSLSESISAQDVRNLRTRYPDAAFVCYVNTMAEVKAECDACCTSANALAVVEAIDNDTIVFLPDRHMAANLRKYTSKTILDYDGTCIVHDAFTYETALTWKRMYPNAKLLVHTESHRKVVDIADLAGGTGDMVHYVKNSGAKQFMLVTECGLSDRLRVEFPEKEFLGTCSLCPHMKRVNLGNVLQALKEPRDDQIVEIPEDIRQRASRSITMMFDLTRKKVDPSRPHSNLGDLEQ
- a CDS encoding YigZ family protein, with the translated sequence MVRSVQGESFGQYSERGSKFLAHLFPIGNEDAFFSRLEALHREHHASRHLCWAFRLPDMERFSDAGEPRGTAGPPLLNLLSGLDLLLAGLIVVRYFGGVKLGTGNLARAYRTAGEEAVAGAHLILITEQIDMILHSTPAQVGEIFSLLDRLKIQIIDQAYSPAPRIWIRVESSRMDEVIDGFKARGLQFERGGRAYHPVKPS